The Verrucomicrobiota bacterium region GGGCAAGCCCCGCGGCGCGGCCCTTGGCGAGACGCCGACGTCGCCGCCTGGATGATGGTGGCCAACGTGCTGTTCAATTTGGACGAGAACCTGACCAAAGGATGATCCCGCCCCCTATGCACTCCCCTTCACCGCTCGATCTGGAACATCTCAAGTCCGTCACCCGGCGCCGCTTTCTTAAGCAATGCGGTTCGGGCATGGGCGCTCTGGCTTTGAGCACGCTGCTCCACGATGGGCGCCTCGGGAAACTCCAGGCTGCGGAAGCCGCCAGGAAAGCCCTGCATTTCGCTCCCAAGGCGAAAAACATCATCTACCTCTTTCAGTCCGGCGGACCGTCCCACCTCGATCTGTTCGACTATAAACCCGAGCTCAACAAGCGCAACGGAGAGAAGGTGCCGGAAGAACTCGTCAAGAATATCCGCCTCGCGCAAATCGGCAAAGAATCCAAACTCCTGGCCACTCGTTATCAGTTCAATCAGCATGGAAAGTCCGGAGTGTGGCTCTCCGAACTGCTGCCGCAAACCAGCACGATCGTGGACGAGCTCTGTTTCGTGCAGGGATTTTATTCCGAAGCGTTTAATCACGACCCGGCCACGATTTTTATGAACACGGGCGCTCAGTTGGCCGGACGCCCGAGCATGGGTTCCTGGTTCAGCTACGGCCTCGGCAGCGAGAACAAGGACCTGCCCGCGTTCGTCGTGCTCATGACCGGAGTCGGCCAGCCGCTGACCAACAGTGCCTGGGGCAGCGGGTTCCTCCCCACCGCACATCAGGGCGTGCAGTTGCGCTCGCAGGGCGAGCCTGTGCTCTACGTCGAGAATCCTCCCGGCATCGATGGCTCGCGACGCCGCCAGTCTCTGGACACCCTTCGCGACCTCAACCGGATGCGCCACCGGGTGCTCCTCGACCCCGAGATCGAAACCCGGATCGCCGCCTACGAAATGGCCTACCGCATGCAGACCAGCGTGCCGGATGTCATGGACATTTCGAAGGAACCCGAGGCGGCGCATACCGCCTACGCGACCACGCCCGGCAGGGCCTCATTCGCCAACAATTGCCTCCTCGCCCGCCGGCTCGTCGAACGCGGAGTTCGCTTCGTGCAGCTCTATCATCGTGGCTGGGATCATCACGGCGGGCCGGATGGGAATCTCGTTTTCGACCTGAAAAAGCGCTGCCTCGAAACGGATCAGCCTTGCGTGGCCCTGATCAAAGATCTGAAGGAGCGGGGGTTGCTGGACGAAACACTCGTCCTCTGGGGAGGCGAGTTCGGGCGAACTCCGATGATGCAAGGCAAACTGGAACCCGACCAAATGGGGCGAGACCATCATCCCCACGGCTACACGATCTGGATGGCGGGCGGTGGCATCAAACCGGGCGTGGTTTACGGGAAAACCGATGACTTCGGCTTTTACGCGGTGGAAAACAAGGTTCACGTCCACGACCTTCACGCCACCATCCTCCACCTGTTCGGAGTGAATCATCTCCAACTCACTTATCGCTTCCAGGGCCGGGATTACCGCCTCACCGATGTCCATGG contains the following coding sequences:
- a CDS encoding DUF1501 domain-containing protein gives rise to the protein MHSPSPLDLEHLKSVTRRRFLKQCGSGMGALALSTLLHDGRLGKLQAAEAARKALHFAPKAKNIIYLFQSGGPSHLDLFDYKPELNKRNGEKVPEELVKNIRLAQIGKESKLLATRYQFNQHGKSGVWLSELLPQTSTIVDELCFVQGFYSEAFNHDPATIFMNTGAQLAGRPSMGSWFSYGLGSENKDLPAFVVLMTGVGQPLTNSAWGSGFLPTAHQGVQLRSQGEPVLYVENPPGIDGSRRRQSLDTLRDLNRMRHRVLLDPEIETRIAAYEMAYRMQTSVPDVMDISKEPEAAHTAYATTPGRASFANNCLLARRLVERGVRFVQLYHRGWDHHGGPDGNLVFDLKKRCLETDQPCVALIKDLKERGLLDETLVLWGGEFGRTPMMQGKLEPDQMGRDHHPHGYTIWMAGGGIKPGVVYGKTDDFGFYAVENKVHVHDLHATILHLFGVNHLQLTYRFQGRDYRLTDVHGEVVKGILA